Below is a genomic region from Streptomyces sp. RPA4-2.
CGGCAGGGTGGGAAGGCCGCCTATCTCGCCGAGTCCGCGCAGTCCGGCGCCACGGCCAAGGTGAGCGTCCTCTACATCGGCCCGATGGAGGCACCTGAGGATGCCGCAGAGCGGTTGGGCGTCCCCGCCGGCACTCAGGTGCTCGCCCGGCGACGCCTCAACTTCCGCAACGGCACGCCCGTCGAGACGGCGACGTCGTACCTCCCGTGGGACGTCGTGAAGGACATCCCCGAGCTGTTCGCCGAGAACCCCGGCGGTGGCGGCATCTATGCCCGACTCGAAGACCACGGGCACGAGTTCGAGGAGTTCGTTGAGACCCTGCAAGGGCGGCCGGCATCCAAGGCGGAGTCCTCGGAGCTGGCTCTCAGCCCCGGCGCCCCGGTCATCCACCTGATCCGTGAGGCCCGTACGACCGAGGGTCGCGTGGTCGAGGTCTGCGACACGCTCATGGCCGCTGACCAGTTCGTTTTCGAGTATCGGATCCCCGCCGTCGACTGACGCGTCCTCAACTCCCCTCAGCCCGTCGCGAGTTCTTCTTCGCGGCGGGTTGACTCATGTACAGGAGTCATGCACTCTTCTTCATGTCACTCATATACATGAGTGACGGAGTCCAGCCTCTATAGAGGAGTGAATCGCTGTGCGCCAGATTCCCGTCGACACCACGAACGCGACCGTGATGGTCGCCAAGGCCCCACAGCCGAAGGTCAAGGACCGCCGGACGGGTGAGATCGCCCTCGACAAGGACGGCGTCACGCTGATGACGGTGGAGGTCATGTTCTCCACGCCCGACGAGGTGGAGATTCTCAAGCTCACCGTTCCGGCGCCGGGCGTCTCCGAGGACCTGGCCATGGGCACCCCGGTCGCGCTGACGGGTCTGGTCGCCTCGGCGTGGGAGAACGAGTTCAACGGGCAGAAGCGGCACGGGATCGCGTTCCGTGCGGTCGCCGTCACCTCGCTCGCCGCCGCTGGCTCGACGTCGAAGGCGGCCTGATCATGACCGCGTTAACGGTCGCGCTGGTGCTGGTCGTCGCTGCCGCGCTGGTCCTGCGGTGGCGGCGGCCCGCCTGGTACTGGCTGGCCTTCGGTGCCGCCTTCGCCGCGGTGCGGGTCCTGTTCCAGTACACCTCCGTGATGGACGCCTGCGGGCTCACGGTGCCGCCGTCGCGCTGGCGCCTGGCCATGGCCCGTCTCGCCAACCGGCCCGTCCCCGAATCCCGTGCCCCGCGCATCCTGCGTCTGCGGCCCACCCGGACCGGCCTGGTGCTCCGTCTCAAGCTCCGTCCCGGGCAGGACGCCTTCGACGTCTCCGCCTCGTGCGACCGGCTGCGGCACTCGTTCGCCATGTGCGGCGTCACCTCCCGTGAACTGCGCTCCGGCGTCGTCGAGGTCCGGATGACCGGCTATGACGTCCTCAAGCGGGTCCAGATGCCTGCGAAGACCGATCCGGCTCCGATGCGGGTCCCGGTCGCCCTGCGCGAGGACGGTGCGGTGCACTACCGCGACTACCGGACCATCCCCCACGGGCTCACCCTCGGCGCCACGGAATCCGGGAAGTCCGTCTACCAGCGCAACCTAGTGGCCGGCCTCGCCCCTATGGACGTCGCTCTGGTCGGGATCGACTGCAAACAAGGCGTGGAACTCTTCCCCCTGGCCCGCCGGTTCTCCGCACTCGCCGA
It encodes:
- a CDS encoding GntR family transcriptional regulator — protein: MGTAVGGERSVPRYVQIADEIVQQIRAGVIKPGDMVPSESELVDRYGVSGGTIRKAMVEVRASGLVETRHGKGSIVKDRPPVRHRSSDRFRRSLRQGGKAAYLAESAQSGATAKVSVLYIGPMEAPEDAAERLGVPAGTQVLARRRLNFRNGTPVETATSYLPWDVVKDIPELFAENPGGGGIYARLEDHGHEFEEFVETLQGRPASKAESSELALSPGAPVIHLIREARTTEGRVVEVCDTLMAADQFVFEYRIPAVD
- a CDS encoding FtsK/SpoIIIE domain-containing protein, whose amino-acid sequence is MTALTVALVLVVAAALVLRWRRPAWYWLAFGAAFAAVRVLFQYTSVMDACGLTVPPSRWRLAMARLANRPVPESRAPRILRLRPTRTGLVLRLKLRPGQDAFDVSASCDRLRHSFAMCGVTSRELRSGVVEVRMTGYDVLKRVQMPAKTDPAPMRVPVALREDGAVHYRDYRTIPHGLTLGATESGKSVYQRNLVAGLAPMDVALVGIDCKQGVELFPLARRFSALADNPDAALDLLEALVSHMEDVYQVIRAEQRITVNVPDAEIASDIWDLPDHLRPVPIVVLVDEVAELALFATKDEEKRRDRIITALVRLAQLGRAAGIYLEICGQRFGSELGKGITMLRAQLTGRTAHRVNDESSANMAFGDIAPDAVLAAIQIPTETPGIAVTGDSSGGWARIRAPHTTLRQAVNLCNKHAGRTPDLPALAPFRPVVGTPAPASGPLAKAAPATV